The window GCTTCCCTTCGCGCTTGAAGCGAGTGACCTGCCGGCCACCGAGCATCGTCTCGAGGGTGCGTCCGACGGTGGCAACGTCGGCGCCGACGTCCACCGTCTTCTCCCGGTCGACCTGGACGGAGAGCTGGGGCTTGTTCAGCTTCAGGTCGGAATCGAGGTTCTGGAATCCCGGC is drawn from Desulfuromonas sp. TF and contains these coding sequences:
- a CDS encoding efflux RND transporter permease subunit; amino-acid sequence: PGFQNLDSDLKLNKPQLSVQVDREKTVDVGADVATVGRTLETMLGGRQVTRFKREGKQYDVIVQIEDVERVTPSDLSAIYVRGNGGRMVQLSNLVAVDETVAPKELNHFN